tgaaagtttgcagagggatatagatggtctaagtgagtgggaaaaggtctggcagatggaattcaatgttgatgaatatgaggtcatccattttggtagggatAGGAGTAAAATGGACAATTAGttgaatggtaaaaaattgtagcatgttgctgtgcagagggacctgggtgtccttgtgaatGAATCACCGAGgtttggtttgcaggtgcaacaggtaattaagaagacaaatggaatattgtccttcattgctagagggattgagtttaaaagcaaggaggttatgttgcagctgtgtaaggtactagtgaggccacacctggagtactgcttGTAGTTTATTCTCCTTACTAGAGAAAGAATGTACTGGGGATGGGTTGTAGAAAAGGTTCACTTGTTGATTCctgagttgagagggttggcttgtgaggagaggctaaatagactgggattatattcattggaatttagaagaataaggggggaATTTTATAGaaagatataaaattatgaagagaatagataagatagaagcaaggaggttgtttccactggtgggtgcaactagaacaagaaggcatagcctcaaaattaggggaagcagatttaggatgGAACTGAGGAAGAATGTCTTTACTGAacggattgtgaatctgtggaattcattgcccagtgaagtagttgaggcttccttattgaatgttttaaagctAAGGTCGATAACtttttgaacaataaaagaaTGAAGGCTTATGGAGAGAGGGTGAGTAGGTGGAACTGAGGCTatcaaaagatcagccatgattttattgaatggcggagcaggctcaaaggtccggatggcctactcctgctcctggttcttatgttgtTCATTTCCTTCTCTTTGTATACTGTATTCCAAATAGTGGCCTAGCCAACGTCCTGCACAGcctcaacatggcatcccaacccctatactcaatgcactgagccGGTAAAGGCAAGTACACAAAACtccttctttactaccctgtgtacctgtgacttcactttcaaggaaaatGACCCTGCATCCCAAGgcatctttgttcagcaacactcccctggaccctaccattaagtgcgTAAGTCCTGACCTGATCCGCCTTTCCGaactgcaacacctcacatttaattaaaattaacctccatccaccactcctcggcccatcgccccattgacccatctggtcaaggtccctttgtacactgagataatcttcactgtccactgctccagcaattttggtgtcatctgcaaacttattaaccatttcTCCTTAATTGGTATCTCTCAACCCACAACCCATTTGTTTTACAACTTTCTTACATATTATAATCAACATAGTTTCAAGACCGTGATCTAGAGACAATTTTTACTCCTATTGTGATGACTGTTTCCCTAAAATGTTCATTTTGGTTTTAAAGTGATGAACAGGCATATGGTACTCTGCATGTGATACTTGTTGTATGTTTCTTTCAGGGAAGGTCTGGATCACAGTGATGGTAGTGTTCAGGCTACTGGTGATCATTGGTGTTGGCTATCCTCTGTACCAAGACGAACAAATGAAATTCACTTGTGATACCATGCAGCCAGGATGCTCCAATGTGTGCTACGATGCCTTCTTCCCTGTATCCCACTGCAGATTTTGGTTTGTGCAGGCCATCGCGCTCTGCTTGCCTTTAGCTTTTTACACCCTCTATGTGATCCACAGGATGCCAATGCAAAACGCAAAAGCAAGCTCTATCCTGTGTCTGCAGAATCCGGCTGAAGCGTCGTCAACCGGAAAAGAGCCTCTGGGAAGTGCTTCCTTGACTAGGAAAAGCCAGGAGACAAATCTCCATTTGACGGACAGCCACGAGGAAGCCAAGGTTGCAACTGAAGACCTCAGAGTAGATCAAAGAATTCTTAATTTCTGTGAGGCATATGTGCTTCAGTTACTTCTGAGGACTTTGTTGGAGGCAGGATTTGGTGTTGGCCAATATTACTTGTTTGGCTTTTTTGTCCCAAATCGGTTTGTCTGCTCCAGTTATCCATGTGCCAACAGAGTGACCTGTTATCCCTCCAGGCCCACTGAGAAAACATTGCTGGTTAATTTTATGTTTGGAGTCACTGCATTTTCCTTTCTCCTGAACTTTGTGGATCTGATTTATGTAATTAAGCAGACAGTCAAACAAAATAAGAAGAATAAGTTGCAGATGAAACATTTTTATCAAGCAGAGTCGTATCATGACATTCCAAGTGACACCCACAGGCTTCCTGAATTCAAAGTAGCCCAAGAGCATGAAATGCATGTGAGGGAAAGGCGAGAGAGTGGTGCAAGTGTAGACAGTGGAGGAAAAACTTGCAAGGTGGGGCAGGAGGAAGGTACTAATGTACATTCAGAGGTGCTGTCACAGGACGTGGCTCTCTCTAACACCAATAGCAACAACACACATCTCACTGTGCACGCATCAAGCCCTGCTTCTACAGGAGGATCCCCTGACAGCAAGTTGGTTGTCTTTGAGAAGGGACAGAGGACGTGTCCTCATGCCTTCAGCAGCTATGCAGCCCATGTGCCGGGTCAGCAAGGCTCCAGATTACAGCAGCACATGCCTCCGAAACCTGCCCAAACTCCACTGAGCAACAGTCAGCTGATTGAGGAGTATAGGCTTGTTCATATGCGAGTCACAGACAGCCAGTCAAATTGCAGCAAAGGCAGCAGGAAAAAGAAATCTGAGTGGGTTTagtaacagaaaataaaaaaaagcatccTGAGCATGAATTAGAGGGCAACCACCATTTGCTGAAATACTTAATGCATTTGCAATGATCTTAAAAGTACTTTGATTAGTGGTGTGCAGTGTAAGAGATAAGAATGCGAATATTTTAACTTATTTGCTACTAAATATATACCCGGGTTGGGAGGCAGTAGGTGGCATTATTTCCCACCATTCTGAGGAGTATATCAGGGGCTGCAGTAACAGAGCCTTCTGGTGGAATTGAATGGTTGAATGGTAACCTGATAAGTGCATTCTAACCTATACCTTCTGAATGGCTGTGAAGAGTGGCTTTGAATACCAACATAAATCCACAGTTCTAATTGTACATTCAACATCTTgtatgtcccacaagtgaatctgaaagttttaaaatttaacacAAATGCTATCAT
The sequence above is drawn from the Stegostoma tigrinum isolate sSteTig4 chromosome 2, sSteTig4.hap1, whole genome shotgun sequence genome and encodes:
- the gjd4 gene encoding gap junction gamma-1 protein; the encoded protein is MVVFRLLVIIGVGYPLYQDEQMKFTCDTMQPGCSNVCYDAFFPVSHCRFWFVQAIALCLPLAFYTLYVIHRMPMQNAKASSILCLQNPAEASSTGKEPLGSASLTRKSQETNLHLTDSHEEAKVATEDLRVDQRILNFCEAYVLQLLLRTLLEAGFGVGQYYLFGFFVPNRFVCSSYPCANRVTCYPSRPTEKTLLVNFMFGVTAFSFLLNFVDLIYVIKQTVKQNKKNKLQMKHFYQAESYHDIPSDTHRLPEFKVAQEHEMHVRERRESGASVDSGGKTCKVGQEEGTNVHSEVLSQDVALSNTNSNNTHLTVHASSPASTGGSPDSKLVVFEKGQRTCPHAFSSYAAHVPGQQGSRLQQHMPPKPAQTPLSNSQLIEEYRLVHMRVTDSQSNCSKGSRKKKSEWV